Below is a genomic region from Miscanthus floridulus cultivar M001 chromosome 1, ASM1932011v1, whole genome shotgun sequence.
TAGATTGTCGAATCATTTATGCCTTTTCTTGAGAACTACATTCATTGTGCAATTGATAATGTTCCTCTCCAAATGAAATATTGGACCAGAGAATTATGGTATTAAGAAATTGTTGTTGCTGCTTCTTACGGCCTTCTCTACCCTAAATAGGTGAATGGTGTCTGGCAAGTGAAGCAGCCGAACATGATTGAGCTGTGCAAAGAAGCGAGAAGGCTAAAAGAAAACTTTCATTCCTTTGATATCATCCATGTTCGACGGGTATGCAGTGCATTTATagttgagttaaatgcaccagagatccattaacttatgaggaagtttcagttgagtccatcaacttccaaagtggctttttgggtccataaacttttaaaatgattcactgcagtccatacctatttatttaacctaaaattcaaaacacatttgtagaaaaccccttcCCACACGCATGCAGTGCATGCGTCGCCGGGTTTAGTGCTTTACTTGCTCGTGCCTTCCTCCACGTCCGACCATCTCGGCAGTGGGTGGGAACGCCGGCCACCTGCACATCAATCGGTGAGCGCGACGGCGGCCTCGTGCACGAGCGGCTGGGTGGCGTGCGCGACGCCCTCGGCCTCGCGCTCCACCTGCTCCCGGCACGCCTCCCGCGCCCGGCTGGGACATGCGCTTGACGAAGGCGGCGAAGCGGCGCCAGTTGTCGGGCTGGAACAGATCGGGCCCCATGCGCAGGTACGTGAACGCCACCATGCGGTCCTCGGCAGCCCTGTCGGCGGCCGTGGCCACCACCTGGTCGTGCACCGTCTCGTCGTAGCGTGGCAGCGCGTTCTCCCCGGCTAGCCCGACACCGGCCTCCCGCGCCGCGGCGGCCACCTGCTGCACCAGCGCCTCGGGGCGGCACTGCGCGTCCTGCGGCTGCTCGTGGTCCCGCATCTCGACGCACGTGAAGTTGAGCACGGCGCCGTGGCGCGCCAGCATGCGCGCAATGGGCGCGTACCCGTTGTGCTGCCGGGTGTTGTAGTACCCCGCCGTCAGCTCCGCCGCGTGGGACCGGGTGCCGTAGTGCCAGTGGATcccggccaccttcaccgagatcTTCACGCCAGGGGACCCCGTGAACACGCCAGTTGCCGTCGACAGGATGCGCTCGCCGTGCTCCAGCAGCATCTGCGAGTACCAGCTCATGAAGAACTGCCCGTACTCCGTGCTCCACCCGCACTCACGACGGAAGAAGCCCGTGTCCTCCGGCCAGTCCTTGTAGCCGCCGGAGTCGCCAGGACCCGCGTTGCCCCACTCCGGCTTGCCCACGGCCTCGGCGGCCGCCTTCAAGCTACTCAACATGTACTGCATGAATGCACATGGATATCGCAGCAGGTCAGTTACAAGCTCTGAGAGGGGTACAAAAAAACGAACGAGCACGCATGCTGTACCCTGTCATAGCACTGGAACTCGCCGATGCCAGGGAAGGACCAGGTGCCGTTGCTCTCCGGGTAGGACTGGTAGCGCAGCTCGCCGGCGGGGCCCATGCCGACCTAGACCTCCACGATCGTAGTTCCGGCGGCCGCTTCGGTCGGTGTAGGCCAGGTCCTGGTCCTTGTCCATCTCCTCCACAACCCATCTCGGGAGCGGTATGCTGCAACGTCCAACGGCAATTAAGTAGTTCGTCAGTGTCTAATTCACAAACCTTGTCGTCGACCTTACGTTCAGTCCACATCCACTAGTGTGTAGTGGATGCAATTTTCGGACTTTCCAGAGTAGAAAAAAGTCCAgttaaaaacaaaggaaaaagtgCAGAATGATGGAGCCCAAGACGGAGTGGCGCTCGCTCGTGATGGTGCGGCCAGCATGGTGGCCCGGCAGGACCCCGAAGACGCGTCCATGTCCAGCTCGCCATTTCCATCCGTCCCTCCGCCGGGAGCTCCAGCATGACGCCCTCCTTGCTGTGCGGAGCGCTGGAGGCCTTGCCGAGCTCGAGCGTGCGCTGGTCCGAGATGAGTGCCAGCTGCAGAGCGCGGCCAGGAACTGGAGCTCAGAGCAGTAGGACGCCATGGCGATCTCGGCGCCCTTGAAGCCGTAGTCCAGGCTCGGGTTGCGCCCTCCGGACAGGTTGGACGGCAGGCCGTTGTTGTAGAAGTCGTTCACGAGCTCCGAGAACTGCGCGAACATGAGCTTGCCGATCGCTGCGATGACAAGCCTGGTGTTGTCCATCGACAAGCCGATGAGCGCGTACCTATCCTGCTTCGGCTTCATCAGGGGGTCCAGCCGCCGAGCTTCTTGGCGAGCATCATGTAGGAGCTGCCGTCCAGGATGTGCTCCATGATGGCCGCGGACTCGATCTGCCTCGGGTGGTGCTTCAGCTTGTGGGTCAGGTGGTCGGTGTACTTGGGCTTGCCGTTCATCACCTCGCAGAACACGGCGGACATGACCTCGGCGAGGACGTTCGCCTCGAAGAGCACGATCGACGCCAGCCCAGAGCCGACGGCCGTGCCGTTCACCATGGCGAGCCCTTCCTTGGGCTGCAGCTCGAAGAAGCCATGCTGGATGCCGACGATCTTGAACGCCTCCGCGGCGTCCACCTTCTTGCCGTCGGGTGCCACCGCCGTGGAGTTGGTCCGGCCGGTGACGAGTCCCGCGATGTAGGAGAGCGGGACCAGGTCACCCGACGCGGTGATGGTGCGAACTGAATGAACTGAATGAACTGATCAATACCACCTCAAATATACAAGCTGAAACTCAATCTTCGGCTCCCTCAAACTATCAAACCAGAACGATCCAGTGAAAGGTGTAGtaacaaaaattgtagagctagaAGCGATCTACAAGTTTGTTTACATGACTTTGGGATTATTCGGTTCGGTTTGCAAACTACACCCTCAACTGGTACTTCGGCAACAACCGAGAGCGCCGTGAAGAGCTGCGTGCACGCCGGCAACACCAGCAGCGTGCTCGACCAGCACCGACCGCATCTTCTGCATCAGCGGGTAGTTGGCGCTGCAGGGGTCGTCCACGTACGCGAACACCGCCTCGCGGTCGATCGCCGTGAGCAGGTCCTTCTCGCAGAACCGCGCGCTGTGGAGGCCCTCCGTGGCGCTGGTGCTCAGGGTCTTCTTGGCCACCATCATCACGCAGCTCTTCACGGCGCTCTTCAGGTTCTCCTCCAGGTGGCGTAGGTCGACGGTCTGGCACAGCGCGATCAGGAACGTCGACGACATGAGCTTCAGCACGTCGACGGCCTCGGCGGCCAGATGCAGGGCTGCACCTTCACACTCGGCCTCGGCGAGCCCAACCTCGCCGGCAAGCCCGTGCTCGAGTACGACCCGCACGAGCTGCACGCGCTCGAGCCCAAGCCAGCGCCGGAGCCATGCATGCATCTGCATGCGTGTGGGGAGGGGTTTTCTGCAAATGTGttttgaatttaaggttaaataaataggtatggactgcagtgaactattttaaaagtttatggacccaaaaagccactttggAAGTTGATGGACCCAACTGAAACTTCCTCataagttaatggatctctggtgcatttaactctttataGTTTTATATAAGCTTGCAGACTCTTTGGTTTTGCATCATAGATATTGGTCAAATCAGATACTCTTCGCACCACAGTTGATGTTATTTGCAAGCACTGACGACTTGTATATGCTTTAGTTAAGCAAGCTACCACAGCAATGGTTGCTTTCATCAGattgaaagaaaataaaaaaaggaagCATTAGTTTCTATTGTTCTGCTAAGTGCTCTGCTGATTTTACCCCTTTCCTGCTTCTGAATGAAGGAGTGGAATGCTGAGGCAGATCGCCAGGCGAACATTGGTATCACGCTTGCAAGTACACAACATCCATCATCCCTCAATTCCAGTTCTCTTTTCTTGCTTTCATAAAAATCACTGGCTACACTACATTGCAGGTGGCGCCGTGTCTGAGGAGCGTGGTGACATCTGATACATCAGTTACCAACTTATGTAGTTAACTATAATTAGCTGGACCTTTGCCTTTCCACCTTTGTCGAGCTGCTAGCCTGCTCAACAGCAGGAGCTGAGGTGATGACTTGCCGTCTAGTAGGCACTATATCCAATTACTTTTGCACTAGTTGGACCCATTTCACAGTCGAGCTGCTACGGAAGTCTGATTTTCTATATCCAGTTGAAGGTGATGCATGTTTAGGGATGGGTTAGACCTTGATACTGAGTGCTGGGGTACTGGGCCCACTTTGACGAACCCAGTAACTACTGGTGTAAGCTTCGGTCCATGGACCCTCTCGTGGGGCTCGTTTTGGTGCATCATGTAAGGTAACACTATGGGGCCTCAATTTGATGCTAGCGTAACTGTGCATTGGAAGCTTTGCCCTCAATTTGAGGTTGCTCGATAAGTTGAGGCcgtgtttagtttcaaaaagttttcccaaaaaatgctacagtagctatcacatcgaattttgcgatacgtgcatggagcattaaatgtagacgaaaaaaaaactaattgcacagcttggttagaaatcgcgagacgaatgttttgagcctaattagtccatgattgaatactaattgtcaaataaaaatgaaagtgctacaatagccaaatCTCCAAATttcgtccaactaaacaaggcctgatatGGGAATGGAGAATTTTCATTAGTCAGCTTTAGATTTTAGATTTTGGATTTGAAGCACTCTTTGCTCCAGCATCCTTGACAGTTGACACTCAGCATCCTTGACACTTGGTGTACAAGTACATTGATTACTTGTTTGTTTCGAAACAGAGTGCACAGGTGACGGGTGCTGCAAATATGCCACATCGTTTGGTAGGGGAGGGTTCCGAGTTCCGACGCTGGGTGATGGTGTTTGTGCCAACTGTTGAGCCCTGAACGAGGCGTGCGATGTGCTTATAATAAATTACTTATTGAAAGACCAACAGGGCTAACATTTATGTTGATCAATTAGGGATGTTTGGTTTAAGAAATCATCATATCCTGCATCCCGAATGAGATCACTTACGACGTTTGGTTCATGAATCAGAGTTAGGATAGGGAATGAGGGGTGGAATAGATTTGAAACCGTGTTTAGAGAGAAGATGGGTGGAGAAAGGTACTCGTATATACTAAGCGCCTGCTGCTAGCTGTAAGGACAGAAAAGATGGAAGATGGGTGGGGAAAGGTGAAGAGACTTCCTTAGGTAGCTCCAACGTGTATACTGAGCGCCTGCTGCTAGCTGTAAGGGCAGAAAAGATGGGTGGGGAAAGGTGAAGAGACTACTTTAGGGTAGCTCTAACACGTATACTAAAAGCAAGactaagagggtgtttggtttctggaactaaagtttagtttatgtcacatcgaatgttcggatgctaattaggaggactaaatatgagctaattaaaaaactaattacacaggagttgactaatttacgagataaatctattaagcctaattaagccatcattagcacatatttacggtagcacaacattatcaaatcatgaactaaataggcttaaaaaattcgtctcgcaaattagtcgcaatctgtgtaattagttattttttaatctatatttaatactccatgcatgtgtccaaacattcgatgggacagggactaaaatctggactaaggaaccaaacaccccctaataaTATAGCCTGATGTTAGCTGCAAGAATCTTTACAGTTTATCTCTTTGTCTACTCATatagcaaggctaataatatagccTGCTGCTAGCTGTAAAGATCTTTATAGTCTATCTTTTAGTTTACTCATATAATAGTTAATTCTTCACTATTAATACGTGGTATCTGTCACTCTCATATAGTATAGAGagtaaggccatgtttagattacaacccgataaatagtaccactttcgtcttatttggcaaatattgtccaatcgtggatcaactaggctcaaaagattcatctcgtgattttcaactaaactgtgtaattagttattttttttacctacatttaatactccatgcaagcagctaaaaattgatgtgatgaagagagagtgaaaaaactttgaatttgaatggtatctaaacaaggcctaagttaaTATATTCCTCCGCGTTGCCAAGTTGTGGCCTTATTATATTTCATCCTTTTGCCTCGTCAGAAATTGCGAAGAAGTGCCTTCCGCTGTAAAGTCTACACGACACCGCGTTATCAAGAGGCAACATACTAGCATACTGTTAACAAGACCTAGATCCATCCTTCCTTCTTCCAGCCCACTCTCTCCTCCTCGAAAAGCACTTCATGGCTAATCCATGGGGATTTACATGGGTGCAAGCAGGCATCGCATGGTGCTTAGCTGTGTTAACTTGGTTCCTGGTTCCTAGTAGCATCAAGTTCCTGAGCGGATTGTTTTTCGACCTTAGCTTTGACGCACCAAGAAAGCTCCGGGAGCTGGAGTCTTCCACCGTTCCAATACTGAAGGATATGCTGACAGATGTAGAGAAGCAGAGGATGATGAGATCTATAGGAGAGGGATCTCAAGCTGATTTGAAGATGCTCTATAAACTTACAACTGATCTCAGTTCTGCCTTGGAGGAAGCAGAAGACATCCTGGACCTCATCGATTATCACCGCATCGCGGAAAGAGTCAACAGAGGCAGAGGCACCAGGTTTGGACGATGCGAAGTCCTCAGCCGAGCTCTGCTTCTGCGGTGCTTGCGGTTCGTGGGTGACACTCTCCGCAAATCAAGTGGTTCCGTGCTACCAGTTTCCAACGCACCCTCCATTCCCACGCTACAAAGCCACAGTGGCTGGTCCAGGCTTGTCTTCAACTTCAGCAACTGTTACCAATCCATACTCAACTGGTCAGCCAATGCAATTGCCATTGCTCGTTTTTGCCTGGGCTGGTCATCTGAAGTTGTTGGCATAAAAAGTAACCAGGTAATGTCTGATCCTCTGCGAACACCCTATAGACCTAGATAGGAACAGGAAAGATAATGAGGATTAACGAAGATGAGGTGATGACAGAACTCTATCAAAGTTAAGTGGATCGAAGCCTTTATTTTAAAGAATCTGGAAAAGGGCAATCAAGATGTTCTCTATTCCTCATAATAATGTGATAATTTGTGGTTATGTTCTTCAATTAATGTGGGATTAGTACAGTTAATCATTGTAGCACTACTGATTATCATTTTTCATTTGATACAACCTATCTGATGAACACTTATTGGGGTAGTCATTTGTAAAAAGTTGATTGCACATGTTCTATGATGGCACGTTGGTTGAAATGAGTACTACATGCGTGTACTAGTCAAATATGTGGATAGGACAATCATTTGAGACTGGCTTGTCCCTTGCAGATGAATGACATTGCAGTAGAGTATTTCTTATCTACTATTGACAGAAAGAGCTTGAGGAAAAGAATCGAGAAGATAGAAGATATTGTCCATGCCTTGAAGACATCACATCTGTTGAGTCAACAAAGCAGCAGCAGTGAAATTCCAGTCGTGGATACTATCAAGGGAAGCAGCAGCAGGCAGAAGGAGATTCATAACTTGTACATGAACATTGAACGGGTGATATTTGGTCGACACAAGGAGCGTGACCTTATATGTAGAATGCTTCGCGAGGGATCAGACGCTTATGGACCAAGCTGCAGTACAAGAAAACCTTATTCTGTGATTGGCATATATGGCATTTCAGGGTCCGGGAAGAGTACCCTGGCACGATATGTTTGTGGCTTTGAGAAGGGCGCCGGACATTTCAATCCTATCATTTTCATTCATGTGGGGAAGATATTCAGCCTGGGTGATATATTTCGTGATATGCTGGAGCAGATCACCCATAGCCGGCCATCTAATGACAGTCTTAGAAGTCTAAAAGAAGAGTTGGGGAAAGCATTGAAACACAAATGCTTTCTGTTGGTACTGGATGATCTTTGGGTCAATTATGAGAATCAGCAGGACAAAAAAATTCTCCTTGATACGCTCAGTGTTGCACTGAGTGGAAGCAGAATCCTGGTTACTTCTCAAACAAAAGATGCAGCTGCAGTTCTAGATGCTCAGGTGCAAATTCTAATACCTGATTTAGATGAGGAGCAGTACTTCTCAATGTTCATGCATCATGCACTACAAGGTGCAGATGATGGACGTTTTCGAAGTCTTGGGAGGAAGATTGCAAAGAAGCTACACCGCTCGCCTATTGCAGCAGTAACAGTAGGAAAGCAACTTAGTATGAGTAAAAATATCAGTTTCTGGGAGAGGACAGCGCAACTTGACGTGCTGAATATGACCATGGGAGCTCTGTGGTGGGGCTATCAGCAACTTAGTTTTGACATCAGGCGATGCTTTGCATTCTGCAGCACTTTTCCCAGAGGATACGAGTTAAAACGAGATGAGTTAATTCGCATCTGGATAGCACAAGGGTTTGTAACCAGGAGTAATGCAACAGAGGAACTGGAATCTGTAGGACAGCGCTACTTTGACGAATTATTGTCAATCTCGTTTCTGCAAGCACAAAGAATTGATGTACTTGATACAGAGATCGTCACAATTCATGATCTGGTGCACGAGTTGGCAGACAGGGTTGGTGGAAGTGACTTCTATAGAATTGTTTGGAATGACTCGCCGCAAGACATTCCACCAGAGGTCCGCCATCTTTTTGTTGGGACCAACAATAGAGCAGATATCACAGAAAAAATTCTGGACTTGGTAAATTTACGGACCCTGATCATTGTGGACGAGTCCTACGACCAAGATCCGAAGAATTTCTCTGCACCAGATGTGAAGCACAAGGAAAGGCTTCAGGACCCCTTGATCAACGAAGAAGTTTTTGAGAGCATGTTCAAGAGGCTGAGTAAACTGCGGGTGCTGATCGTTATGACAAGACATTACCATAAACAAATGTTCTCGGTCCCAGCATCTATTGATCAGATGAAGCATCTACATTATATTACCTTTAACCTGTTCAGTTCCCGTGGCATTGTTGAGCTGGTTTTCCCAAGCACATCTAGCAAGCTATACCATATGCAGACCATAAATGTCGTTCCTTTCTGCAAGGTATCCTGTCCAAGAGATATGGCTACTCTCATCTATTTGCGGCACATCACTGTGTCGCTATCTTTCCCAAGCCCTGGCAGGATGACGTCACTCCCACAGTTGAATCAGTCCAAGAAGAGCATGTTCCAGATTGAGCATTTCGCAAGGAAGGATGAAGCCACTGTTCCCCAGACCAGAGACAGCTCGTTTCAGTCGGTAAGTCTGTTGGCCGCCTTTCCTTTTCTAATCCTAATCCATAACCAATTCTAATAAAGCCCTTACTGACGCTTCTTAACGTTTTTGAATTCAGCTGGAGCATCATCTAGTTGTGCAGCCATGGTTTCTGGTAGTTACTGTTAGCATACTCGGATTGGTGTTCTTGGCTCACACCTTTGGTGCAATAAATCTGGATCTGGTGTTGAATACTAGTTTGGGCATGAGAAGGGGGGGTGGCAACAGAATGTCTAACAATTTTGATCCGTCTCATGGTAGGATGTTACTTGCTATTAACCAGGATACAGAAGACAAATCTAGTGTTGGCGTTGATACGAGAATGACTGAAGGGGATGCTGATGGCCCTTGGAAGGATCAGAAAGCATTGGCACCTTGGATCTCAAATCAAAAGAGTGACCAATCAGGCAAAGGTTCTGAGGAGACTACAAACAAGCTAAACGGAACAGAGGGACCTTATCTGTCAGCACGCAAGACAAGCAAAACTTCCGTGATTTTGTGGGTTGCCATACCTTCAGCTATCTTGTTCTGCTGTACTGTAGTTCTGCTTTGGTACAAGTGTGGGAACCGTTTGCAACAAAATGAGCCCCTAGTTGAACTTGAACTCTGGCAAGTATCGGGACCTATGAAATACCAGTACAACGAGCTGGCGGCTGCCACAAGAAATTTCAACGACGAGAACAAGCTTGGGGAAGGAGGTTTTGGGCCGGTGTACCGGGGCATCTTGAGGAACCACCCTGTGGCCATCAAGAAGCTATCTGTACAACCATCGTCCTGGCAAGGGCAGAGGGAGTTTTTGTCAGAAGTGAATGTCATGACCCAGCTGAGGCATAAAAACATTGTCCAGCTCCTCGGCTGGTGCAGCAGTAATAGAGAGCGCCTGCTCGTTTACGAACTGGTGGCTCAAGGCAGCCTTGAGAAGCATCTTTACAGTGTCGGTACAATTTTATCTTGGCAACGGAGGTACCCAAATTTGCATAAGCAGTCTATCTAACATCATCTCAGTAGTTTCATTAAACAGTACGCGAGAATAATGTACACCATCCTTTTTTTAATTTGCCTGATAAGTTCATCACCAACCTTTTTTGCCCTGCTAGGTACAAGATTATACTGGATTTGAGCTCTGCTTTGTTCTACCTCCATCAGTGCTGCGACAAATGCATCGTACACGGAGACATCAAGCCTGAAAATATCATGCTCGATGCCTCATACAGCGCCAAGCTTGGTGACTTCGGGACGGCAAGGCTCCTCGATCGTGAAGCCGATCCACGAACAACAGAACTTATTGCAGGGACACGTGGATACATTGACCCAATGTTCATCAACAACCGCGTGCGTTGCCCGGAGGCAGATGTGTACAGCTTCGGTGCTACCCTCCTCGAGATCGCTTGTGGCAAGCGGGCATCGAGGCGGCAGTCAGATGGAGCCTCCGCTCTTGTATCCTGGGTACGTGGTTTGTATGATCAGAGCATGATTCTTGATGCAGCAGATGAAAAGCTGAACGCCGAGTTCGACCAGAAGGAAATGGAGCATGTGCTTGTTACGGGTCTCTGGTGCGCACTACCAGAACCGAGCCAGCGACCGTCCATTGCGGAAGCTATGGATGTTCTGCGTTTTCCAAATGCAAGGTTGCCGGTGCTGCCACAAAGGCGTGATCCACAGCTCAATCGGATCATGGAGGATCTGGTCAGTGATAGTTCTTCCGTGGATGCAGTAAACGCAACTACCTATCTTACTTCTAGGGCGGATACAGCTTATCTGCTTGGTGAGGAATGAGGAACTGGCTCTGTTTTGATGGGTTCATCAGTTGTTCATAAAATCCAGTGTGCTGTATCTTTTCAAAGCGCTATATTACCCAGGACACGCTCCGTTAATATTGGAGTAAATTGTTACTAATATTCATGTTTTGGTATGATTTTCAGAGTAGTACTCGTATGGACTCAGTTGAATATGATGTGAAACTGTGCTTTGGTGTAAGCTTCGGTCCCTGGACCCTCTCGTGGGGTTCGTTTTGGTGTATCATGTAAGCTAACACAATGGGGCCTCAGTTTGATGTGAAACTGTGCTTTGGAAGCTTGCCCTCATTTTGGGGTTGcccgggccttgtttagattgcaagttttttcactctctctccattacatcaaatctttggacacatgcatggagtattaaatgtagataaaaaaataactaattatatagtttgattgtaaattacgagacgaatcttttgagcctagttaggctatgattggacaataattgtcaaatataaacgaacgtgctacagtgccgaatactgattcctaactccaatctaaacaagacctcgATGAGTTTGATCTGGGAATGTAGAATTTTCATTAGTCAGCTAGCCTTTAGATGGCTATTTAGATTTTGGATTTGAAGCACTCCTTGCTCCAGCATCCTTGAAACTTGATGCACTCCTTGCGGCTTTAAGCTTGAGAAAATGGTCACATCAATGTGCCAATCTTCCATGAATGTTGTGTTGGGCGATGGCGTGACGACAAAGTTCTGGGTGGATCCATGGCTGCCTCAGGGATCGATCTAGTCTCTACAGGGCCATCGGACGACGTCGCAGACAACCATCGGTCAAGGAGGCCCTTCACCAGCGGACATCACGGGGGCCATAACCACCCAAGTACTCTGCGACTATGTCAGCCTATGGGAGATCCTAGAGCATATCCAATCGCAGCCAACGGCTTTAGACCGCCATCTGGAAGTGGACGGCCAACGGTGAATACTCGGCATCGTCGGCATATCACTCTTCTTCATTGGCAGAACCTCGATGCAAGGAGCAAAGGAACTTTGGAAGGCTGCCGCACCGCCCAAGGTGAAGTTTTTCTTATGGATAgcgggcctgttcggcaggactaaaaaataagccaaaatcctgttctggctgattgttgtgagagaaaatactgttctgtCGGTTACGTGAACAGTGCTTATGTGAGTTGGCCAGCCAGCCAGGctcagcccagccagccagccgaacgaaGCCAGCGTTGCATGGTAGGCTCTGGACGGCGGTCGTCGGCAACGGCATGGACTGCAAGACTCAGATTCTTGCGCTTTATGCTCTCAAGGGTGCGAAAACACTGATCACCTGCTCGCGTCTTGTGTTTTCACGCGCGAAGTATGGTGCCGAGTCTTGCGCCACACACATCTCTACTGGACGGCTCCGACGGCGGATAACGAGCTCCTTCCATGGTGGTTTAGAGCAAGGACCCTGGTGCCGCAGACTGATGCTAGAGGTTTCGATTCCTTGCTGCTCCTCGTCTCCTGGGAAGTCGATCTGGAAAGTCGATCTGGAAAGAGTGAAACAGGCGCATCTTCAACAGAGTCAGCATTACTCCCACAAACCTGGTGGACGTCGTGATCCAAGAGGGCTATGCGTGGATCCAAGCTGGCTTCGCGGCACTATTGCCCTTCATCGTTCGGGCGCCGGAATGACGTGATCAGGATGCTTCAGAAGGTTGCAAATTTGAGAGAAAtgcagggtgtgtttggtttcctggTCAACTTCTAGCCTGGCTAGAATCCTGGCCTGGGCAGTCTTAGCCTGCTCCCAC
It encodes:
- the LOC136487538 gene encoding LOW QUALITY PROTEIN: beta-amylase 2, chloroplastic-like (The sequence of the model RefSeq protein was modified relative to this genomic sequence to represent the inferred CDS: inserted 2 bases in 1 codon), with product MGPAGELRYQSYPESNGTWSFPGIGEFQCYDRYMLSSLKAAAEAVGKPEWGNAGPGDSGGYKDWPEDTGFFRRECGWSTEYGQFFMSWYSQMLLEHGERILSTATGVFTGSPGVKISVKVAGIHWHYGTRSHAAELTAGYYNTRQHNGYAPIARMLARHGAVLNFTCVEMRDHEQPQDAQCRPEALVQQVAAAAREAGVGLAGENALPRYDETVHDQVVATAADRAAEDRMVAFTYLRMGPDLFQPDNWRRFAAFVKRMSQPGXREACREQVEREAEGVAHATQPLVHEAAVALTD
- the LOC136487547 gene encoding uncharacterized protein; translation: MANPWGFTWVQAGIAWCLAVLTWFLVPSSIKFLSGLFFDLSFDAPRKLRELESSTVPILKDMLTDVEKQRMMRSIGEGSQADLKMLYKLTTDLSSALEEAEDILDLIDYHRIAERVNRGRGTRFGRCEVLSRALLLRCLRFVGDTLRKSSGSVLPVSNAPSIPTLQSHSGWSRLVFNFSNCYQSILNWSANAIAIARFCLGWSSEVVGIKSNQMNDIAVEYFLSTIDRKSLRKRIEKIEDIVHALKTSHLLSQQSSSSEIPVVDTIKGSSSRQKEIHNLYMNIERVIFGRHKERDLICRMLREGSDAYGPSCSTRKPYSVIGIYGISGSGKSTLARYVCGFEKGAGHFNPIIFIHVGKIFSLGDIFRDMLEQITHSRPSNDSLRSLKEELGKALKHKCFLLVLDDLWVNYENQQDKKILLDTLSVALSGSRILVTSQTKDAAAVLDAQVQILIPDLDEEQYFSMFMHHALQGADDGRFRSLGRKIAKKLHRSPIAAVTVGKQLSMSKNISFWERTAQLDVLNMTMGALWWGYQQLSFDIRRCFAFCSTFPRGYELKRDELIRIWIAQGFVTRSNATEELESVGQRYFDELLSISFLQAQRIDVLDTEIVTIHDLVHELADRVGGSDFYRIVWNDSPQDIPPEVRHLFVGTNNRADITEKILDLVNLRTLIIVDESYDQDPKNFSAPDVKHKERLQDPLINEEVFESMFKRLSKLRVLIVMTRHYHKQMFSVPASIDQMKHLHYITFNLFSSRGIVELVFPSTSSKLYHMQTINVVPFCKVSCPRDMATLIYLRHITVSLSFPSPGRMTSLPQLNQSKKSMFQIEHFARKDEATVPQTRDSSFQSLEHHLVVQPWFLVVTVSILGLVFLAHTFGAINLDLVLNTSLGMRRGGGNRMSNNFDPSHGRMLLAINQDTEDKSSVGVDTRMTEGDADGPWKDQKALAPWISNQKSDQSGKGSEETTNKLNGTEGPYLSARKTSKTSVILWVAIPSAILFCCTVVLLWYKCGNRLQQNEPLVELELWQVSGPMKYQYNELAAATRNFNDENKLGEGGFGPVYRGILRNHPVAIKKLSVQPSSWQGQREFLSEVNVMTQLRHKNIVQLLGWCSSNRERLLVYELVAQGSLEKHLYSVGTILSWQRRYKIILDLSSALFYLHQCCDKCIVHGDIKPENIMLDASYSAKLGDFGTARLLDREADPRTTELIAGTRGYIDPMFINNRVRCPEADVYSFGATLLEIACGKRASRRQSDGASALVSWVRGLYDQSMILDAADEKLNAEFDQKEMEHVLVTGLWCALPEPSQRPSIAEAMDVLRFPNARLPVLPQRRDPQLNRIMEDLVSDSSSVDAVNATTYLTSRADTAYLLGEE